The sequence GGGAGCACGCTCGGGACGTTCGCCTACTTCATATTCATCTTCCCGGTCCTCGGGATCGACCCGGCCGTGGTCGTCAGCGACGGCTTTGCGAACATGCTGCAGATGCTGCAGGGCCTCCTCTGAGGCTTCCCCCCGGTTTTTCCGTTTCCCCAAGGTATTTAGGCCTGGAGTGCCCACCATCGTTGCATGAGTCCGATTGGTGGAACGGTTAATCTCGGTGTCACCGTGATCAGGAGCAGGCGCAGCGTGCGGAAGTACAAGGACGATCCCGTCGAGGAGAAGGCCATCAAGGATGCCCTCGACTGTGCGCGGCTTGCCCCGACCGCCAGGAACGAGCAGCCCTGGCTCTTTGGGACCATCCAGAACCGCGAGACGCTGCAGGCGATCGCAGACCTTGTCGAGAACGCCAGGTTCATCGCTGATGCGCCCATCTGCTTTGCCATCTTTGGGAAGAAGGATGCGAAGTACTACCTCGAGGACTGCTGTGCGGCGACGACCCAGCTCATCCTCGCGCTCCAGGCGTGGGGGGTTGGGTCCTGCTGGGTTGCGGGGGAGAAGAAGGACTACATCGAGGATGTTAGAATTCTCCTCAACGTCCCGGAGGAGTACACGCTCGTCTCGCTCGTGCCCGCGGGATACCCTGAGGAGATCAATATCGCGAAGAAGAAGGTCCTTGATGAGGTCACGTTCTTCGAGCGCTACGAGGAAGAAGAGTAAACTCTATTTTTTAGCGGTTCCGGCGCCCAGGCCGGACCAGTGAATACCAGTGTATCGGCTGCAGGGCGAGGCCATCGCCCCCGCTGCCGGATCATGCGGGAGGGAGGGGTGGCAATCACACAGTCTTCGCGCGAGAGCGCGTGCGGCAACAATCGCATGGACAATATTGGATGAATTAGTCCGGCAGTGGAGCATTTCACCTAAAATTTCCATGAAGGCCTCCCCGGGTCCGGCTTGTGCGGAGGGGCGATGTCCACCACGGTCCACTGCCCGGGGCATAGGTCGCTTTCCTGCATACAGCCTCTTGCTCTGCCCCATGAACACTTCCGGGTGTTTCCGCGAGAGGCTGGTGATCCACACCAGAACCCGCAAAATACGGCGAAATAGTCCGGTAGAGCCTCTCCCCTGCGACAGGATGCCCCGGGAAGAAAAAAAGAATCCTGACCGACTAGTGGACCGTTTCACCTTATGTTGCGGGTCCTGATGCGGGGCGAGCGATCGCCACCTCACGCGAAGACGCGAAGAACGCGAAGGGGACTATGCCGCCCAGCAACCGAACTTCGCGGCTTCGCGCCCTTCGCGTGAGATGGTATTGCATGGACAATATTAGATGAAATGATACACTAGAAGTCGGTCATAATCCTGAACTGGTCAATCTCTTCGGTGTTCAGTTCCAGGAGGAACTCTTCTGCCGCGTTCTTGATGTTCTTGCTTCCGGTGATCGCGCGGCCGACGACAAGGATATCGGCGCCTGCGTGGAGCGCGTCCTTCACGACGGGCAGCCTGACGCC is a genomic window of Methanoculleus bourgensis MS2 containing:
- a CDS encoding nitroreductase family protein, producing the protein MSPIGGTVNLGVTVIRSRRSVRKYKDDPVEEKAIKDALDCARLAPTARNEQPWLFGTIQNRETLQAIADLVENARFIADAPICFAIFGKKDAKYYLEDCCAATTQLILALQAWGVGSCWVAGEKKDYIEDVRILLNVPEEYTLVSLVPAGYPEEINIAKKKVLDEVTFFERYEEEE